The Pedobacter mucosus genome window below encodes:
- a CDS encoding gluconokinase, with product MAKFIILMGVSGSGKTVIGKALAQEINAEFIDGDNLHSQRNVDKMASGIPLTDADRLDWLKLIAKVGHEEVKNGRTCIIACSALKKSYRNILRTDNESILFVYLKGSFDLIHDRIAKRSHQYMPSSLLKSQFETLEEPKADEQDILAVSIDQSILEIVNEIAKSDLIL from the coding sequence ATGGCAAAGTTTATAATTTTAATGGGTGTTTCTGGAAGTGGCAAAACGGTTATTGGTAAAGCTTTAGCACAAGAAATAAATGCTGAATTTATTGATGGCGACAATTTGCATTCGCAGAGAAATGTTGATAAAATGGCCTCCGGAATTCCTTTGACTGATGCTGATCGTTTAGATTGGTTAAAGTTAATTGCGAAAGTAGGCCATGAAGAAGTTAAAAACGGAAGAACATGTATAATTGCCTGTTCCGCTTTAAAAAAATCTTATCGAAATATTTTAAGAACGGATAATGAATCGATTTTATTTGTTTATCTAAAAGGAAGCTTTGATTTAATTCATGATCGGATTGCCAAAAGGTCACATCAATATATGCCTTCGAGTTTGTTAAAAAGTCAATTCGAAACGCTAGAAGAACCAAAAGCCGATGAGCAAGATATTTTGGCAGTTTCTATAGATCAAAGTATTTTAGAAATTGTAAATGAAATTGCTAAATCTGATCTGATTTTGTAA